Proteins encoded by one window of Clostridium bornimense:
- a CDS encoding SDR family NAD(P)-dependent oxidoreductase produces MKNKTALITGASSGIGKEFAKLHASKGGNLVVVARSEDKLNELKAELESKYGIQVIVIVKDLSLSTAAQDIYDEVKAANINIDYLINNAGFGGRGEFHIRTMEQDMQMIEVNVITLTRLTKLFLPDFIERKSGKILNVSSTAATMPGPLQAVYYATKAYVTSFGNAVWQEIKGTGVTLTTLMPGAMDTGFAKASDMSNTPLFAKTVSPVDVARSGYEGMLNGKLNVIAGVTPLQRIFLALAPFTPKKIMLKQIYEMQKEK; encoded by the coding sequence ATGAAGAATAAAACTGCACTTATTACTGGTGCATCTAGTGGTATTGGAAAAGAATTTGCAAAATTACATGCATCTAAAGGTGGAAATTTAGTAGTTGTTGCAAGAAGTGAAGATAAGCTTAATGAATTAAAAGCAGAGCTTGAAAGCAAATATGGCATACAGGTTATAGTTATTGTTAAAGACTTATCTTTAAGTACCGCAGCCCAAGATATTTATGATGAAGTAAAAGCTGCCAATATAAATATTGATTATTTAATAAATAATGCTGGATTTGGTGGGAGAGGTGAGTTTCATATTCGTACTATGGAACAAGACATGCAAATGATTGAAGTAAATGTTATTACTCTTACAAGGTTAACAAAGTTATTTTTGCCTGATTTTATTGAACGTAAAAGTGGAAAAATATTAAATGTTTCATCAACAGCTGCTACAATGCCAGGGCCGTTGCAAGCAGTTTATTATGCTACAAAAGCATATGTAACATCGTTTGGAAATGCTGTTTGGCAAGAAATTAAGGGCACAGGTGTAACCCTTACAACTTTGATGCCAGGTGCAATGGATACAGGATTTGCTAAGGCATCAGATATGAGTAATACTCCATTGTTTGCTAAGACTGTTAGTCCAGTTGATGTTGCAAGGTCAGGATATGAGGGAATGTTAAATGGAAAATTAAACGTAATTGCTGGAGTAACACCATTACAAAGAATATTTTTAGCACTTGCACCATTTACACCTAAAAAAATAATGTTAAAGCAAATTTATGAAATGCAAAAGGAAAAATAA
- a CDS encoding AraC family transcriptional regulator has protein sequence MDRFIMDGRYGSLLSAVGLPLREILIKSELPQDLFSRKNIRLSQKEYFRLMENIGESISNEETPIKIATSENIETFSPAIFAAFCSKNAQICIERLAQYKKLIGPMVFIIMKNENSITVKITTEDPVDKIPSFLEITEITFLINLIRKATKEKIIPLRITLQNSINNMELERYWGCKPEKSCKSTLTLSLSDSLKPFVSENKIMWDYFEPELKRRLSELQTDDSFGARVRSALVELLPMGCSSIEEVSLKLAVSKRTLQRKLTEEKTTFQKQLNHTRELLAKNYIKNTNMTSDDIAFLLGYKDLNSFLRAFQVWCGMSISEYKKSLQNKV, from the coding sequence GTGGATCGATTTATTATGGATGGAAGATATGGTTCTCTTCTATCAGCAGTAGGTCTTCCTCTACGAGAAATACTGATAAAATCAGAATTACCTCAGGATTTATTTAGTAGAAAAAATATAAGGTTATCACAAAAGGAATATTTCCGTTTGATGGAGAACATCGGAGAATCAATTTCTAATGAAGAAACGCCAATAAAAATCGCAACATCAGAAAATATCGAAACTTTTTCTCCAGCTATCTTTGCGGCCTTTTGTAGTAAAAATGCTCAGATATGTATAGAACGTTTAGCACAATATAAGAAACTTATTGGACCTATGGTTTTTATTATAATGAAAAATGAGAATAGCATTACTGTTAAGATAACTACTGAAGATCCTGTAGATAAAATACCTTCATTTTTGGAAATTACGGAAATTACTTTCCTTATTAACTTAATTCGAAAAGCCACAAAAGAAAAAATTATTCCTTTGAGAATAACATTGCAGAATTCAATTAACAATATGGAATTAGAAAGATATTGGGGATGTAAGCCAGAGAAAAGTTGTAAAAGTACTTTAACATTATCTCTTAGCGATTCACTGAAACCATTTGTTAGTGAAAATAAAATTATGTGGGATTATTTTGAACCTGAATTGAAGCGTAGACTATCTGAATTACAAACTGATGATTCCTTTGGAGCGAGGGTAAGAAGTGCATTGGTAGAATTATTGCCCATGGGGTGTAGTAGCATTGAAGAAGTGTCATTAAAACTTGCAGTCAGTAAACGGACACTTCAACGAAAACTAACAGAAGAAAAAACAACTTTTCAAAAGCAATTAAATCATACAAGGGAATTGTTAGCAAAGAACTACATTAAAAATACTAATATGACAAGTGATGATATTGCTTTTCTATTAGGATACAAAGATTTGAACTCTTTTTTAAGAGCTTTCCAAGTTTGGTGTGGAATGAGTATCTCAGAATATAAAAAATCTTTGCAGAATAAAGTTTAA
- a CDS encoding pyridoxal phosphate-dependent aminotransferase, with translation MFSEEILKLGTKKSTIREIFEYGKKRASVVGKENIFDFSIGNPNVPAPQCVKETILEIVNNEDPTLIHGYTSAQGDDDVRESIAKSLNDRFDTKFTKDNLYMTVGAAASISICLKALTNVGDEYITFAPYFPEYKCFVEGAGGKLIVVPADIETFQINFIEFEKSITEHTKAIIVNSPNNPSGIVYSEETIKKLAKILVEKSKEYNHPIYLISDEPYREIAYDGVKVPYLTKYYNNTFVCYSYSKSLSLPGERIGYIVVPSEMEDFNLAYAAICGGGRVLGYVNAPSLFQKVVGKCATATADISIYETNRNLLYEGLTKLGYKCVKPGGAFYLFPQSLEADAKEFCKKAREKYDLLLVPGDDFGCPGHFRLSYCVQTEQIERAMPLFEKLAKDYLK, from the coding sequence ATGTTTTCAGAGGAAATACTTAAATTAGGAACAAAAAAGTCTACAATAAGAGAAATTTTTGAGTATGGAAAAAAGAGAGCATCTGTTGTTGGAAAGGAAAATATTTTTGATTTTAGTATTGGAAATCCTAATGTACCAGCACCACAATGTGTAAAGGAAACTATTTTAGAAATAGTAAATAATGAAGATCCTACATTGATTCATGGGTATACAAGTGCACAAGGAGACGATGATGTTAGAGAGTCCATTGCAAAATCTTTAAATGATAGATTTGATACAAAGTTTACAAAAGATAATTTATATATGACTGTAGGAGCAGCAGCATCTATAAGCATATGTCTTAAAGCATTAACTAATGTTGGAGATGAATATATAACTTTTGCACCGTACTTTCCAGAATATAAGTGTTTTGTAGAGGGTGCAGGGGGAAAGTTAATTGTAGTTCCAGCAGATATAGAAACTTTTCAAATTAATTTTATAGAGTTTGAAAAATCAATCACTGAACATACAAAAGCAATAATAGTAAATTCTCCCAACAATCCATCGGGGATTGTTTATTCTGAAGAAACTATAAAGAAATTAGCAAAAATATTAGTAGAAAAGTCAAAAGAGTATAATCATCCAATTTATTTAATTTCAGATGAGCCTTATAGGGAAATTGCTTATGATGGAGTTAAAGTGCCATATTTAACAAAATACTATAACAATACTTTTGTTTGTTATTCATATAGTAAATCATTATCACTTCCTGGTGAAAGAATTGGGTACATAGTTGTACCAAGTGAGATGGAGGATTTTAATTTAGCTTATGCAGCAATTTGTGGCGGCGGAAGAGTTTTAGGATATGTAAATGCACCAAGTTTATTTCAAAAAGTTGTAGGAAAGTGTGCTACTGCTACAGCAGATATATCTATATATGAAACTAATAGAAATTTGTTATATGAAGGGTTAACTAAGTTAGGATATAAATGTGTTAAGCCAGGAGGAGCATTTTATTTATTTCCACAATCATTAGAAGCAGATGCAAAAGAATTTTGTAAAAAGGCAAGAGAAAAGTATGATTTATTATTAGTTCCAGGGGATGATTTTGGATGCCCAGGACATTTTAGACTTTCCTATTGTGTACAAACAGAACAAATAGAAAGAGCAATGCCATTATTTGAAAAGTTAGCAAAAGATTATTTGAAATAA